One genomic segment of Oncorhynchus kisutch isolate 150728-3 linkage group LG15, Okis_V2, whole genome shotgun sequence includes these proteins:
- the LOC109904910 gene encoding von Willebrand factor A domain-containing protein 5A isoform X4: MVNCCGLVTVKNEPVPLKSIVVEVSVQGHVATVSSTLQYENQEQSPLEAIFVFPLPGEAAVCRFSAKIGQTEVVAEVQEKQKAQEQYDDALSSGQQAFLLEESDESPDVFKLSVGSLPPGEKASVSLDYVTELAVQADDGLRLCLPAVLNPRYQPQGSDSGSGGSAQLSSVPAGSVPYSLSLRAHVSSPHPISRVESNCPLDPLNYLNTEKTQATVSLAAGHQFDRDVELLLYYKDTHQPTAIVEAAQASAKPGSLMGDPVVMLSLYPEFPKDVMSSMTSHGEFLFVVDRSGSMECPMHLGSGSQDRISSARETLLLLLKSLPMGCYFNIIGFGSSYESFFPKSVEYSQKTMDEALQKVKGMRADLGGTEILQPLKHIYSQPCLPDQPRQLFLFTDGEVGNTKEVLDLVKTNAGSHRCFSFGIGEGASTALISGVAKQARGHAQFITGQDRMQPKVMQSLRFALQPAVVDISVKWNVPKEVSVTLLSPPIRVVFQGQRALLYAQLTGESSGDTEGSVTVKYSLAKQPVENQLSFSLKPAEDTGMTVHRLGARTLIQSLEVEEREQDGEKEGAKEKVIELSVQSGVSSAFTAFIAVHKGDGEALQGQLLRRHVPTPMLYHSSMLMMQQCAMPMLMACSLRSVPDFDSPASTSKPVRDPLLQLISLQKASGSWVLEAALAEVLVKTEEEVSKPKPAQVDQEVWATVLALVWLYGFKMEAQEEWQFLAMKAVSWIQAQKVASVSECVQAGNTLLGCQVQKDTLGL; encoded by the exons TGCCTCTGAAGAGTATTGTTGTGGAAGTGAGTGTGCAGGGGCATGTGGCCACTGTGAGCTCCACTCTGCAGTATGAGAACCAGGAGCAGAGCCCTCTGGAGGCCATCTTTGTTTTCCCTCTGCCAGGAGAGGCTGCTGTCTGCAGGTTCAGTGCAAAGATAGGACAGACTGAGGTGGTGGCTGAGGTTCAGGAGAAACAGAAG GCACAGGAGCAGTATGATGATGCATTGAGTTCGGGCCAGCAGGCCTTCCTATTGGAGGAGAGTGATGAGAGCCCGGACGTGTTCAAGCTAAGTGTGGGCAGTCTGCCTCCAGGGGAGAAGGCCTCTGTCAGCCTGGACTATGTGACAGAGCTGGCTGTACAGGCTGACGACGGCCTGAGGCTCTGCCTGCCCGCCGTGCTCAACCCCCGTTACCAACCCCAGG GGTCAGACAGTGGTAGTGGTGGCAGTGCCCAGCTGTCCTCGGTGCCCGCTGGTTCTGTCCCCTACAGTCTGTCCCTCCGTGCCCATGTGTCGTCCCCTCATCCCATCTCTAGAGTAGAGTCCAACTGTCCCCTGGACCCACTCAACTACCTCAACACAGAGAAAACCCAAGCcacg GTCAGTCTGGCTGCAGGTCATCAGTTTGACCGGGATGTTGAGCTGTTGTTGTATTACAAAGATACCCATCAGCCTACTGCTATAGTAGAGGCAGCACAGGCTTCGGCCAAGCCAG GCTCTCTGATGGGTGACCCAGTGGTCATGCTGAGCTTGTACCCAGAGTTCCCTAAGGATGTGATGTCATCTATGACCTCACACGGGGAGTTCCTGTTCGTAGTGGATCGCTCTGGCAGCATGGAATGCCCCATGCACCTTGGGTCTGGGTCACAGGACCGTATTAGCAGTGCcagg GAAACTCTGCTGCTCTTGCTGAAAAGCCTGCCCATGGGCTGCTACTTCAACATCATCGGCTTTGGGTCCAGTTATGAGTCCTTCTTTCC TAAGAGTGTGGAGTACAGCCAGAAGACTATGGATGAGGCTCTGCAGAAGGTGAAGGGAATGAGGGCTGACCTGGGAGGTACAGAGATCCTCCAGCCTTTAAAACATATCTACAGCCAGCCCTGCCTCCCCGACCAGCCCAGACAG CTCTTCTTGTTCACTGACGGTGAGGTGGGGAACACCAAGGAAGTCCTGGATCTGGTGAAGACGAATGCCGGTTCTCACAG GTGTTTCTCCTTTGGGATCGGGGAGGGGGCCAGCACTGCTCTCATTTCTGGGGTGGCCAAGCAGGCCAGAGGGCACGCACAGTTtatcacaggacaggacaggatgcAGCCCAAA GTGATGCAGTCTCTCCGGTTTGCCCTGCAGCCAGCTGTGGTGGACATCTCAGTCAAGTGGAATGTCCCAAAGGAGGTGTCTGTCACCCTTCTGTCTCCACCAATCAGAGTGGTCTTCCAGGGTCAAAGGGCGCTTCTGTATGCCCAGCTCACTGGGGAG AGCTCGGGGGACACAGAGGGCTCGGTGACAGTGAAGTACAGCCTGGCCAAGCAGCCTGTTGAGAACCAGCTGAGCTTCAGTCTTAAGCCTGCAGAGGACACTGG aATGACCGTCCACAGGCTGGGTGCTCGAACCCTAATCCAATCCctggaggtggaagagagggagcaggatgGTGAAAAGGAGGGTGCGAAAGAGAAGGTGATAGAGCTCAGCGTCCAATCAGGAGTGAGCAGTGCCTTTACTGCCTTCATCGCTGTCCACAAAGGAGATGGAGAGGCCCTGCAAGGACAGCTGCTACGCAGACATGTCCCCACACCaa TGTTGTATCACAGCTCCATGCTCATGATGCAGCAGTGTGCTATGCCCATGTTGATGGCGTGTAGTCTGAGAAGTGTCCCAG ACTTTGACTCTCCAGCCTCAACCTCTAAACCTGTGAGGGACCCTCTCCTCCAGCTGATCTCCCTTCAGAAGGCCTCTGGTTCCTGGGTCCTGGAGGCAGCATTGGCTGAGGTGCTGgtgaagacagaggaggaggtgtCCAAGCCAAAGCCTGCACAG GTGGACCAGGAGGTGTGGGCCACGGTTCTAGCCCTGGTATGGCTCTATGGTTTCAAGATGGAGGCTCAGGAGGAGTGGCAGTTTCTTGCCATGAAGGCAGTATCATGGATTCAGGCTCAGAAAG TGgccagtgtgtctgagtgtgtccagGCTGGAAACACCCTTCTGGGTTGCCAAGTGCAGAAAGACACCCTGGGGCTCTGA
- the LOC109904910 gene encoding von Willebrand factor A domain-containing protein 5A isoform X1, whose amino-acid sequence MVNCCGLVTVKNEPVPLKSIVVEVSVQGHVATVSSTLQYENQEQSPLEAIFVFPLPGEAAVCRFSAKIGQTEVVAEVQEKQKAQEQYDDALSSGQQAFLLEESDESPDVFKLSVGSLPPGEKASVSLDYVTELAVQADDGLRLCLPAVLNPRYQPQGSDSGSGGSAQLSSVPAGSVPYSLSLRAHVSSPHPISRVESNCPLDPLNYLNTEKTQATVSLAAGHQFDRDVELLLYYKDTHQPTAIVEAAQASAKPGSLMGDPVVMLSLYPEFPKDVMSSMTSHGEFLFVVDRSGSMECPMHLGSGSQDRISSARETLLLLLKSLPMGCYFNIIGFGSSYESFFPKSVEYSQKTMDEALQKVKGMRADLGGTEILQPLKHIYSQPCLPDQPRQLFLFTDGEVGNTKEVLDLVKTNAGSHRCFSFGIGEGASTALISGVAKQARGHAQFITGQDRMQPKVMQSLRFALQPAVVDISVKWNVPKEVSVTLLSPPIRVVFQGQRALLYAQLTGESSGDTEGSVTVKYSLAKQPVENQLSFSLKPAEDTGMTVHRLGARTLIQSLEVEEREQDGEKEGAKEKVIELSVQSGVSSAFTAFIAVHKGDGEALQGQLLRRHVPTPMLYHSSMLMMQQCAMPMLMACSLRSVPGKLKLSKKSKRKALDDLEVFGYDYNCSEDFDSPASTSKPVRDPLLQLISLQKASGSWVLEAALAEVLVKTEEEVSKPKPAQVDQEVWATVLALVWLYGFKMEAQEEWQFLAMKAVSWIQAQKVASVSECVQAGNTLLGCQVQKDTLGL is encoded by the exons TGCCTCTGAAGAGTATTGTTGTGGAAGTGAGTGTGCAGGGGCATGTGGCCACTGTGAGCTCCACTCTGCAGTATGAGAACCAGGAGCAGAGCCCTCTGGAGGCCATCTTTGTTTTCCCTCTGCCAGGAGAGGCTGCTGTCTGCAGGTTCAGTGCAAAGATAGGACAGACTGAGGTGGTGGCTGAGGTTCAGGAGAAACAGAAG GCACAGGAGCAGTATGATGATGCATTGAGTTCGGGCCAGCAGGCCTTCCTATTGGAGGAGAGTGATGAGAGCCCGGACGTGTTCAAGCTAAGTGTGGGCAGTCTGCCTCCAGGGGAGAAGGCCTCTGTCAGCCTGGACTATGTGACAGAGCTGGCTGTACAGGCTGACGACGGCCTGAGGCTCTGCCTGCCCGCCGTGCTCAACCCCCGTTACCAACCCCAGG GGTCAGACAGTGGTAGTGGTGGCAGTGCCCAGCTGTCCTCGGTGCCCGCTGGTTCTGTCCCCTACAGTCTGTCCCTCCGTGCCCATGTGTCGTCCCCTCATCCCATCTCTAGAGTAGAGTCCAACTGTCCCCTGGACCCACTCAACTACCTCAACACAGAGAAAACCCAAGCcacg GTCAGTCTGGCTGCAGGTCATCAGTTTGACCGGGATGTTGAGCTGTTGTTGTATTACAAAGATACCCATCAGCCTACTGCTATAGTAGAGGCAGCACAGGCTTCGGCCAAGCCAG GCTCTCTGATGGGTGACCCAGTGGTCATGCTGAGCTTGTACCCAGAGTTCCCTAAGGATGTGATGTCATCTATGACCTCACACGGGGAGTTCCTGTTCGTAGTGGATCGCTCTGGCAGCATGGAATGCCCCATGCACCTTGGGTCTGGGTCACAGGACCGTATTAGCAGTGCcagg GAAACTCTGCTGCTCTTGCTGAAAAGCCTGCCCATGGGCTGCTACTTCAACATCATCGGCTTTGGGTCCAGTTATGAGTCCTTCTTTCC TAAGAGTGTGGAGTACAGCCAGAAGACTATGGATGAGGCTCTGCAGAAGGTGAAGGGAATGAGGGCTGACCTGGGAGGTACAGAGATCCTCCAGCCTTTAAAACATATCTACAGCCAGCCCTGCCTCCCCGACCAGCCCAGACAG CTCTTCTTGTTCACTGACGGTGAGGTGGGGAACACCAAGGAAGTCCTGGATCTGGTGAAGACGAATGCCGGTTCTCACAG GTGTTTCTCCTTTGGGATCGGGGAGGGGGCCAGCACTGCTCTCATTTCTGGGGTGGCCAAGCAGGCCAGAGGGCACGCACAGTTtatcacaggacaggacaggatgcAGCCCAAA GTGATGCAGTCTCTCCGGTTTGCCCTGCAGCCAGCTGTGGTGGACATCTCAGTCAAGTGGAATGTCCCAAAGGAGGTGTCTGTCACCCTTCTGTCTCCACCAATCAGAGTGGTCTTCCAGGGTCAAAGGGCGCTTCTGTATGCCCAGCTCACTGGGGAG AGCTCGGGGGACACAGAGGGCTCGGTGACAGTGAAGTACAGCCTGGCCAAGCAGCCTGTTGAGAACCAGCTGAGCTTCAGTCTTAAGCCTGCAGAGGACACTGG aATGACCGTCCACAGGCTGGGTGCTCGAACCCTAATCCAATCCctggaggtggaagagagggagcaggatgGTGAAAAGGAGGGTGCGAAAGAGAAGGTGATAGAGCTCAGCGTCCAATCAGGAGTGAGCAGTGCCTTTACTGCCTTCATCGCTGTCCACAAAGGAGATGGAGAGGCCCTGCAAGGACAGCTGCTACGCAGACATGTCCCCACACCaa TGTTGTATCACAGCTCCATGCTCATGATGCAGCAGTGTGCTATGCCCATGTTGATGGCGTGTAGTCTGAGAAGTGTCCCAGGCAAGTTAAAGTTGAGCAAAAAGAGCAAACGTAAAG CTTTGGATGATTTAGAAGTATTCGGCTATGACTACAACTGTTCTGAAg ACTTTGACTCTCCAGCCTCAACCTCTAAACCTGTGAGGGACCCTCTCCTCCAGCTGATCTCCCTTCAGAAGGCCTCTGGTTCCTGGGTCCTGGAGGCAGCATTGGCTGAGGTGCTGgtgaagacagaggaggaggtgtCCAAGCCAAAGCCTGCACAG GTGGACCAGGAGGTGTGGGCCACGGTTCTAGCCCTGGTATGGCTCTATGGTTTCAAGATGGAGGCTCAGGAGGAGTGGCAGTTTCTTGCCATGAAGGCAGTATCATGGATTCAGGCTCAGAAAG TGgccagtgtgtctgagtgtgtccagGCTGGAAACACCCTTCTGGGTTGCCAAGTGCAGAAAGACACCCTGGGGCTCTGA
- the LOC109904910 gene encoding von Willebrand factor A domain-containing protein 5A isoform X3, giving the protein MVNCCGLVTVKNEPVPLKSIVVEVSVQGHVATVSSTLQYENQEQSPLEAIFVFPLPGEAAVCRFSAKIGQTEVVAEVQEKQKAQEQYDDALSSGQQAFLLEESDESPDVFKLSVGSLPPGEKASVSLDYVTELAVQADDGLRLCLPAVLNPRYQPQGSDSGSGGSAQLSSVPAGSVPYSLSLRAHVSSPHPISRVESNCPLDPLNYLNTEKTQATVSLAAGHQFDRDVELLLYYKDTHQPTAIVEAAQASAKPGSLMGDPVVMLSLYPEFPKDVMSSMTSHGEFLFVVDRSGSMECPMHLGSGSQDRISSARETLLLLLKSLPMGCYFNIIGFGSSYESFFPKSVEYSQKTMDEALQKVKGMRADLGGTEILQPLKHIYSQPCLPDQPRQLFLFTDGEVGNTKEVLDLVKTNAGSHRCFSFGIGEGASTALISGVAKQARGHAQFITGQDRMQPKVMQSLRFALQPAVVDISVKWNVPKEVSVTLLSPPIRVVFQGQRALLYAQLTGESSGDTEGSVTVKYSLAKQPVENQLSFSLKPAEDTGMTVHRLGARTLIQSLEVEEREQDGEKEGAKEKVIELSVQSGVSSAFTAFIAVHKGDGEALQGQLLRRHVPTPMLYHSSMLMMQQCAMPMLMACSLRSVPGKLKLSKKSKRKDFDSPASTSKPVRDPLLQLISLQKASGSWVLEAALAEVLVKTEEEVSKPKPAQVDQEVWATVLALVWLYGFKMEAQEEWQFLAMKAVSWIQAQKVASVSECVQAGNTLLGCQVQKDTLGL; this is encoded by the exons TGCCTCTGAAGAGTATTGTTGTGGAAGTGAGTGTGCAGGGGCATGTGGCCACTGTGAGCTCCACTCTGCAGTATGAGAACCAGGAGCAGAGCCCTCTGGAGGCCATCTTTGTTTTCCCTCTGCCAGGAGAGGCTGCTGTCTGCAGGTTCAGTGCAAAGATAGGACAGACTGAGGTGGTGGCTGAGGTTCAGGAGAAACAGAAG GCACAGGAGCAGTATGATGATGCATTGAGTTCGGGCCAGCAGGCCTTCCTATTGGAGGAGAGTGATGAGAGCCCGGACGTGTTCAAGCTAAGTGTGGGCAGTCTGCCTCCAGGGGAGAAGGCCTCTGTCAGCCTGGACTATGTGACAGAGCTGGCTGTACAGGCTGACGACGGCCTGAGGCTCTGCCTGCCCGCCGTGCTCAACCCCCGTTACCAACCCCAGG GGTCAGACAGTGGTAGTGGTGGCAGTGCCCAGCTGTCCTCGGTGCCCGCTGGTTCTGTCCCCTACAGTCTGTCCCTCCGTGCCCATGTGTCGTCCCCTCATCCCATCTCTAGAGTAGAGTCCAACTGTCCCCTGGACCCACTCAACTACCTCAACACAGAGAAAACCCAAGCcacg GTCAGTCTGGCTGCAGGTCATCAGTTTGACCGGGATGTTGAGCTGTTGTTGTATTACAAAGATACCCATCAGCCTACTGCTATAGTAGAGGCAGCACAGGCTTCGGCCAAGCCAG GCTCTCTGATGGGTGACCCAGTGGTCATGCTGAGCTTGTACCCAGAGTTCCCTAAGGATGTGATGTCATCTATGACCTCACACGGGGAGTTCCTGTTCGTAGTGGATCGCTCTGGCAGCATGGAATGCCCCATGCACCTTGGGTCTGGGTCACAGGACCGTATTAGCAGTGCcagg GAAACTCTGCTGCTCTTGCTGAAAAGCCTGCCCATGGGCTGCTACTTCAACATCATCGGCTTTGGGTCCAGTTATGAGTCCTTCTTTCC TAAGAGTGTGGAGTACAGCCAGAAGACTATGGATGAGGCTCTGCAGAAGGTGAAGGGAATGAGGGCTGACCTGGGAGGTACAGAGATCCTCCAGCCTTTAAAACATATCTACAGCCAGCCCTGCCTCCCCGACCAGCCCAGACAG CTCTTCTTGTTCACTGACGGTGAGGTGGGGAACACCAAGGAAGTCCTGGATCTGGTGAAGACGAATGCCGGTTCTCACAG GTGTTTCTCCTTTGGGATCGGGGAGGGGGCCAGCACTGCTCTCATTTCTGGGGTGGCCAAGCAGGCCAGAGGGCACGCACAGTTtatcacaggacaggacaggatgcAGCCCAAA GTGATGCAGTCTCTCCGGTTTGCCCTGCAGCCAGCTGTGGTGGACATCTCAGTCAAGTGGAATGTCCCAAAGGAGGTGTCTGTCACCCTTCTGTCTCCACCAATCAGAGTGGTCTTCCAGGGTCAAAGGGCGCTTCTGTATGCCCAGCTCACTGGGGAG AGCTCGGGGGACACAGAGGGCTCGGTGACAGTGAAGTACAGCCTGGCCAAGCAGCCTGTTGAGAACCAGCTGAGCTTCAGTCTTAAGCCTGCAGAGGACACTGG aATGACCGTCCACAGGCTGGGTGCTCGAACCCTAATCCAATCCctggaggtggaagagagggagcaggatgGTGAAAAGGAGGGTGCGAAAGAGAAGGTGATAGAGCTCAGCGTCCAATCAGGAGTGAGCAGTGCCTTTACTGCCTTCATCGCTGTCCACAAAGGAGATGGAGAGGCCCTGCAAGGACAGCTGCTACGCAGACATGTCCCCACACCaa TGTTGTATCACAGCTCCATGCTCATGATGCAGCAGTGTGCTATGCCCATGTTGATGGCGTGTAGTCTGAGAAGTGTCCCAGGCAAGTTAAAGTTGAGCAAAAAGAGCAAACGTAAAG ACTTTGACTCTCCAGCCTCAACCTCTAAACCTGTGAGGGACCCTCTCCTCCAGCTGATCTCCCTTCAGAAGGCCTCTGGTTCCTGGGTCCTGGAGGCAGCATTGGCTGAGGTGCTGgtgaagacagaggaggaggtgtCCAAGCCAAAGCCTGCACAG GTGGACCAGGAGGTGTGGGCCACGGTTCTAGCCCTGGTATGGCTCTATGGTTTCAAGATGGAGGCTCAGGAGGAGTGGCAGTTTCTTGCCATGAAGGCAGTATCATGGATTCAGGCTCAGAAAG TGgccagtgtgtctgagtgtgtccagGCTGGAAACACCCTTCTGGGTTGCCAAGTGCAGAAAGACACCCTGGGGCTCTGA
- the LOC109904910 gene encoding von Willebrand factor A domain-containing protein 5A isoform X2, with the protein MVNCCGLVTVKNEPVPLKSIVVEVSVQGHVATVSSTLQYENQEQSPLEAIFVFPLPGEAAVCRFSAKIGQTEVVAEVQEKQKAQEQYDDALSSGQQAFLLEESDESPDVFKLSVGSLPPGEKASVSLDYVTELAVQADDGLRLCLPAVLNPRYQPQGSDSGSGGSAQLSSVPAGSVPYSLSLRAHVSSPHPISRVESNCPLDPLNYLNTEKTQATVSLAAGHQFDRDVELLLYYKDTHQPTAIVEAAQASAKPGSLMGDPVVMLSLYPEFPKDVMSSMTSHGEFLFVVDRSGSMECPMHLGSGSQDRISSARETLLLLLKSLPMGCYFNIIGFGSSYESFFPKSVEYSQKTMDEALQKVKGMRADLGGTEILQPLKHIYSQPCLPDQPRQLFLFTDGEVGNTKEVLDLVKTNAGSHRCFSFGIGEGASTALISGVAKQARGHAQFITGQDRMQPKVMQSLRFALQPAVVDISVKWNVPKEVSVTLLSPPIRVVFQGQRALLYAQLTGESSGDTEGSVTVKYSLAKQPVENQLSFSLKPAEDTGMTVHRLGARTLIQSLEVEEREQDGEKEGAKEKVIELSVQSGVSSAFTAFIAVHKGDGEALQGQLLRRHVPTPMLYHSSMLMMQQCAMPMLMACSLRSVPALDDLEVFGYDYNCSEDFDSPASTSKPVRDPLLQLISLQKASGSWVLEAALAEVLVKTEEEVSKPKPAQVDQEVWATVLALVWLYGFKMEAQEEWQFLAMKAVSWIQAQKVASVSECVQAGNTLLGCQVQKDTLGL; encoded by the exons TGCCTCTGAAGAGTATTGTTGTGGAAGTGAGTGTGCAGGGGCATGTGGCCACTGTGAGCTCCACTCTGCAGTATGAGAACCAGGAGCAGAGCCCTCTGGAGGCCATCTTTGTTTTCCCTCTGCCAGGAGAGGCTGCTGTCTGCAGGTTCAGTGCAAAGATAGGACAGACTGAGGTGGTGGCTGAGGTTCAGGAGAAACAGAAG GCACAGGAGCAGTATGATGATGCATTGAGTTCGGGCCAGCAGGCCTTCCTATTGGAGGAGAGTGATGAGAGCCCGGACGTGTTCAAGCTAAGTGTGGGCAGTCTGCCTCCAGGGGAGAAGGCCTCTGTCAGCCTGGACTATGTGACAGAGCTGGCTGTACAGGCTGACGACGGCCTGAGGCTCTGCCTGCCCGCCGTGCTCAACCCCCGTTACCAACCCCAGG GGTCAGACAGTGGTAGTGGTGGCAGTGCCCAGCTGTCCTCGGTGCCCGCTGGTTCTGTCCCCTACAGTCTGTCCCTCCGTGCCCATGTGTCGTCCCCTCATCCCATCTCTAGAGTAGAGTCCAACTGTCCCCTGGACCCACTCAACTACCTCAACACAGAGAAAACCCAAGCcacg GTCAGTCTGGCTGCAGGTCATCAGTTTGACCGGGATGTTGAGCTGTTGTTGTATTACAAAGATACCCATCAGCCTACTGCTATAGTAGAGGCAGCACAGGCTTCGGCCAAGCCAG GCTCTCTGATGGGTGACCCAGTGGTCATGCTGAGCTTGTACCCAGAGTTCCCTAAGGATGTGATGTCATCTATGACCTCACACGGGGAGTTCCTGTTCGTAGTGGATCGCTCTGGCAGCATGGAATGCCCCATGCACCTTGGGTCTGGGTCACAGGACCGTATTAGCAGTGCcagg GAAACTCTGCTGCTCTTGCTGAAAAGCCTGCCCATGGGCTGCTACTTCAACATCATCGGCTTTGGGTCCAGTTATGAGTCCTTCTTTCC TAAGAGTGTGGAGTACAGCCAGAAGACTATGGATGAGGCTCTGCAGAAGGTGAAGGGAATGAGGGCTGACCTGGGAGGTACAGAGATCCTCCAGCCTTTAAAACATATCTACAGCCAGCCCTGCCTCCCCGACCAGCCCAGACAG CTCTTCTTGTTCACTGACGGTGAGGTGGGGAACACCAAGGAAGTCCTGGATCTGGTGAAGACGAATGCCGGTTCTCACAG GTGTTTCTCCTTTGGGATCGGGGAGGGGGCCAGCACTGCTCTCATTTCTGGGGTGGCCAAGCAGGCCAGAGGGCACGCACAGTTtatcacaggacaggacaggatgcAGCCCAAA GTGATGCAGTCTCTCCGGTTTGCCCTGCAGCCAGCTGTGGTGGACATCTCAGTCAAGTGGAATGTCCCAAAGGAGGTGTCTGTCACCCTTCTGTCTCCACCAATCAGAGTGGTCTTCCAGGGTCAAAGGGCGCTTCTGTATGCCCAGCTCACTGGGGAG AGCTCGGGGGACACAGAGGGCTCGGTGACAGTGAAGTACAGCCTGGCCAAGCAGCCTGTTGAGAACCAGCTGAGCTTCAGTCTTAAGCCTGCAGAGGACACTGG aATGACCGTCCACAGGCTGGGTGCTCGAACCCTAATCCAATCCctggaggtggaagagagggagcaggatgGTGAAAAGGAGGGTGCGAAAGAGAAGGTGATAGAGCTCAGCGTCCAATCAGGAGTGAGCAGTGCCTTTACTGCCTTCATCGCTGTCCACAAAGGAGATGGAGAGGCCCTGCAAGGACAGCTGCTACGCAGACATGTCCCCACACCaa TGTTGTATCACAGCTCCATGCTCATGATGCAGCAGTGTGCTATGCCCATGTTGATGGCGTGTAGTCTGAGAAGTGTCCCAG CTTTGGATGATTTAGAAGTATTCGGCTATGACTACAACTGTTCTGAAg ACTTTGACTCTCCAGCCTCAACCTCTAAACCTGTGAGGGACCCTCTCCTCCAGCTGATCTCCCTTCAGAAGGCCTCTGGTTCCTGGGTCCTGGAGGCAGCATTGGCTGAGGTGCTGgtgaagacagaggaggaggtgtCCAAGCCAAAGCCTGCACAG GTGGACCAGGAGGTGTGGGCCACGGTTCTAGCCCTGGTATGGCTCTATGGTTTCAAGATGGAGGCTCAGGAGGAGTGGCAGTTTCTTGCCATGAAGGCAGTATCATGGATTCAGGCTCAGAAAG TGgccagtgtgtctgagtgtgtccagGCTGGAAACACCCTTCTGGGTTGCCAAGTGCAGAAAGACACCCTGGGGCTCTGA